A genomic segment from Glycine soja cultivar W05 chromosome 18, ASM419377v2, whole genome shotgun sequence encodes:
- the LOC114397119 gene encoding uncharacterized protein LOC114397119, protein MGFFGEEGWQWQFSWRRNLFDNELGSASEFIDQVSALSPTADTKDYWLWDVKAPPRALTLVWRLLWDRLPTKENLLRRQVPLDNDLCTFCQNQVESAPHLFFTCIKIMPLWWEFNSWVKEARVLHCRPVDNFTQHFSMVASKATNRKWKIWWIAAIVSIWYYRNDMIFNNQQLSISKLVDNAIFRTWSWLRGWEKGFAVPFQQWSSSMSFAFT, encoded by the exons ATGGGCTTCTTTGGAGAAGAAGGTTGGCAGTGGCAATTCTCTTGGAGGAGGAACTTGTTTGACAATGAATTGGGAAGCGCATCAGAGTTTATTGATCAGGTTTCAGCTCTAAGCCCTACTGCAGATACGAAGGACTACTGG CTGTGGGATGTAAAAGCTCCTCCGAgggccttgaccttggtctggAGACTTCTTTGGGATAGGTTACCGACTAAGGAAAATCTGCTTAGAAGGCAAGTTCCTCTTGATAATGATCTCTGCACCTTCTGTCAAAACCAAGTGGAATCCGCTCCTCATCTCTTCTTCACATGCATAAAAATTATGCCACTATGGTGGGAATTTAACTCTTGGGTCAAGGAAGCAAGAGTCTTGCACTGTAGGCCTGTGGACAACTTCACTCAGCATTTCTCTATGGTTGCTTCTAAGGCTACTAACAGAAAGTGGAAGATTTGGTGGATAGCAGCAATAGTTTCTATTTGGTATTATAGGAAcgacatgatttttaataatcaacAGCTTTCTATTTCAAAGCTGGTGGATAATGCTATTTTTAGAACTTGGTCTTGGTTGAGGGGATGGGAAAAGGGCTTTGCTGTTCCGTTTCAACAATGGTCCTCATCCATGTCTTTTGCCTTCACCTAG